The genomic stretch GCGCCACGCCGCGAACCAGGAGGGACCGCGTTCCCGGTCGGCCTCCTTGAGGAGTTCGGCGAGTAGGCCACCGGTTTGCAGCGCCTCGTCGGAGGCTACGGCGAATTCCATCGTCGGTCGGCGGCGGCCGGTCTCGATGGCGGCGATCAGCGAGGTGCTCCACTACCGCGAGGATCGAATCGCGCTCCTGGTGTATCTCGGACTGCTGATGACGGAAGCCCACGCCCAGCTCAGTCAGCTCAACGGGCAGCTGCACCACACCGACCTGCACGACCGGTTCCTGACCTGGGCACGGGCCCGTGAACCGGCCGGGCGGGTCACAATGTTTCACGTGAATCATCAGCCGGGTGCCCAGATCCACCACACCGATCCGTTCGCCGTACCGACCAGCGACCGTTCGCCCGTACGCCGCTTCCGGGGTCGGCTGGCCGCGCCGGTGACGCTCTGGACGGCGTCCGGGCCGGCCGGGCTGACCGTGTCCTCCACGCTCGTGGCCGAGGGTGAGCCGGACCGACTGCTCGGCCTGATCGACGCCGAGTCCGACCTGTGGGCGGCGGTCGAGGAGGCCGGTCGGTTCGCGGTCGCGCCGCTCGGCCCACCGCATCGGCAGCTCGCCGACCGGTTCGCCGGCCTCTTCCCGTCGCCGGGCGGCCTGTTCGCCACCGGCGACTGGACCGACACGCCCTACGGCCCGGTGCCCGCCGACGCCGGCGGGTGGGCGGGGTGCCGGCTCGACAGCGCGAGGGAGTACGGCTGGAGCCTGCTCGTCGAGGCGACGGTCGAGCAGGTGGAACTCGGCGACGACATCGCGCCGCTGCTGCACCACCGGGGTCGCTACCGCGAACTGGGCTGACCGGCCCACCGCCGGGTGCCGCCTGGCTGCCCCTCGGCGGACGAACCTGGACGGATCACACCTACCGCTCAACGGAGTGAGCTGGGTCACTCGGCGCAGCGATGCCGCCGTTCGGCGCAGCCGTCGACCGGCACCGATATGAGCCTTCTCCGGCGGGGAGTGCGCTCCTTACCGTGCGCGAAACTCCTGACGCCTGTGAAGGTGGTGATCCACAAGATGTCCACGGACACACCCGCGACCGCGCCGACCGATTCGACGCCCGAGCGGTACCTCGCGGTCCAACGGTCGGACGAATTCGCCGGGCTGCGCCGCACGCTGCGCGGATTCGTCTTCCCGATGACCATCGCATTCTTCCTATGGTACTCGCTCTACGTGATCCTCTCCGCGTACGCGCGAGACTTCATGGGCACGCGACTGTTCGGCAGCAACATCAACGTGGCGCTGGTCTTCGGCCTGCTCCAGTTCGTCTCGACCTTCCTCATCGCCTGGCTCTACAGCCGGTACGCCGACCGGAAGATCGACCCGGTGGCCGACAAGATCCGTGACGAGTTGACCGGAGGCGAGTCGTGACCACGATGGTCCTCGCGGTCGAGGCGGGCAACACCACAGCCCGGAACCTGACCATCGTGCTCTTCCTGGCCTTCGTGGCCGCCACCCTGGGCATCACGATCTGGGCCAGCCGGCAGACCAAGACCGCCACCGACTTCTACGCGGGTGGCCGGTCGTTCTCCGGCTTCCAGAACGGCATGGCGATCGGCGGCGACTACATGTCCGCCGCGTCCTTCCTGGGCATCGCCGGCATCATCGCCCTCTACGGCTACGACGGCTTCCTCTATTCGATCGGCTTCCTGGTGGCCTGGCTGGTGGCGCTGCTGCTGGTCGCGGAGCTGCTGCGGAACTCCGGCCGGTACACGATGGCCGACGTGCTGGCCTTCCGGATGCGGCAGCGTCCGGTGCGTACCGCGGCGGCGGTCTCCACCATCACCGTGTCGATCTTCTATCTGCTGGCCCAGATGGTCGGCGCGGGCGCTCTGGTGGCGCTGCTGCTCGGCATCCGCCCCGGCACCACCTTCCTGGGCATGGACGCCAGCACCGCCAAGGTGGCGACCATCATCCTGGTCGGCACCCTCATGATCATCTACGTCACCGTGGGCGGTATGAAGGGCACCACCTACGTACAGATCGTCAAGGCGTTCCTGCTGATGAGCGGCGCGCTGCTGATGACGCTGCTGGTGCTGGCAAAGTACAAGTTCAACCTGTCGTCGCTGCTCGGCGACGCGGCGGCGAGTTCCGGCCACGGCAGCGCGTTCCTGGAACCCGGTCTGCGGTACGGCGTCGAGGTCGCCGGCAACGCGACACAGACCTTCTACAACAAGGTCGACCTGCTCTCCCTCGGTATCGCCCTGGTGCTCGGCACCGCCGGCCTGCCGCACATCCTGATCCGCTTCTACACCGTGCCGACGGCGAAGGCGGCCCGCAAGAGCGTGCTCTGGGCGATCGGCATCATCGGCTCGTTCTACCTGCTCACCCTGGCCCTCGGCTTCGGTGCGGCGGCGTTGGTCGGTGGTGATGCCATCCGGGAGCAGGACGCGGCCGGCAACACCGCCGCACCACAGCTCGCCGAGGCGCTCGGGATCGAGTTCTTCGGCGACGAACTCGGCGGCGCGGCGATGCTGGCGATCATCGCGGCGGTCGCCTTCGCCACCATCCTCGCGGTGGTCGCCGGGTTGACCCTGGCCTCGTCGTCCAGCCTGGCACACGACTTCTACGCCAACGTCATCAAGCGGGGCAACACGTCGGAGCGGCAGGAGGTGAACGTCGCCCGGATCTCCGCACTGGTGATCGGCGCCGTCGCCATCGCCCTGTCGATCTTCGCGCAGAACCTGAACGTGGCGTTCCTGGTGGCACTGGCCTTCGCGGTCGCCGCCTCCGGCAACCTGCCGGCGATCCTCTACAGCCTGTTCTGGAAGCGGTTCAACACCTCGGGCGCGGTGTGGGCGATCTACGGCGGTCTGCTGGCGGCCGTACTGCTGGTGTTCTTCTCGCCGGTGGTCTCCGGAGCCCCGACGGCGATGTTCCCGGACCACGACTGGCAGTGGTTCCCGCTGTCCAACCCGGGCATCCTGTCGATCCCGTTCGGCTTCCTCTGCGGCTGGATCGGCACCCTCGTCTCCAAGGAGAGCGACGAGGACAAGTACGCCGAACTGGAGGTGCGTTCGCTGACCGGCGCCGGCGCGCACTGACGACCCACCGGCGGGCACTGAGCGTCGAACGGCGCGTAGTGCCCGCGGAGTGTTAGCAGGGGTCCCCTGTACTACGCGAGGCGTTAGCAGGGGTCCCCTCCTTTACTCTGGTCGGCGTGAAGGTTGAGCAGCGTTTTAGTCCCGGTCACCGCATCCTGGTCACCGGCGGTGCCGGTTTCGTCCCGTCGCACCTGGTGGATTCCCTGATCGGTCGCGGTTGCACGGTGGTCGCACTGGACAACTTCGTCACCGGGTCGAAGGAGAACGTCGCGCATCTGCTCGACAAACTGTCCTTCACGCTGGTGGAGGCGGACATCTCCGACGGGCTGCCGGATCATCCCGCGCTGGCCGACCGGTTCGACGCGATCCTGCACATGGCGTCCCCGGCGAGTCCGACGGACTTCGAGAAGCTGCCGGTGGAGATCCTGCGGGTGGGCTCGGTGGCCACCCTGCACCTGCTGGAGCGTGCCGCCGCCGACGGCGCCCGGTTCCTGCTGGCCTCGACCTCCGAGGCGTACGGCGACCCGAAGGAGCACCCGCAGCGGGAGACGTACTGGGGCAACGTCAACCCCATCGGCATCCGCAGCGTGTACGACGAGGCCAAGCGCTTCTCCGAGGCCGCGACGATGGCGTACCGGCGCAGTCGGGGCGTGGACACCGCGATCGTGCGCATTTTTAACACGTACGGTCCGAGGATGAGGCCGGACGACGGGCGGGCCATCCCGACCTTCGTCTCCCAGGCGCTGCGCGGCGAGCCGATCACCGTGCACGGCACCGGTAACCAGACCCGCTCGATCTGCTACGTGGCGGATCTCGTCCGGGGCATCCTGCTGCTGCTCGACTCGACCGAGAGCGGGCCGGTCAACTGCGGCACCGAGCACGAGATGAGCATGCGGCAACTGGCCGAGACGATCGTGTCACTCTGCGGGAGCAGATCCGAGGTGACCTATGTCACGCGCAGTGCGGACGACCCGGAGATGCGGCGTCCCGATCTGACCCTCGCCCGTGAGGTGCTCGGGTACGAGCCCTCCGTCGCGCCCGAGGTGGGCCTGCGACGCACGATCGAGTACTTCCGCGAGCGGATCAGGTAGGACCGGCCCCGGCCCCCGCCGGGT from Micromonospora craniellae encodes the following:
- a CDS encoding flavin reductase family protein, giving the protein MTEAHAQLSQLNGQLHHTDLHDRFLTWARAREPAGRVTMFHVNHQPGAQIHHTDPFAVPTSDRSPVRRFRGRLAAPVTLWTASGPAGLTVSSTLVAEGEPDRLLGLIDAESDLWAAVEEAGRFAVAPLGPPHRQLADRFAGLFPSPGGLFATGDWTDTPYGPVPADAGGWAGCRLDSAREYGWSLLVEATVEQVELGDDIAPLLHHRGRYRELG
- a CDS encoding solute symporter family protein, coding for MVLAVEAGNTTARNLTIVLFLAFVAATLGITIWASRQTKTATDFYAGGRSFSGFQNGMAIGGDYMSAASFLGIAGIIALYGYDGFLYSIGFLVAWLVALLLVAELLRNSGRYTMADVLAFRMRQRPVRTAAAVSTITVSIFYLLAQMVGAGALVALLLGIRPGTTFLGMDASTAKVATIILVGTLMIIYVTVGGMKGTTYVQIVKAFLLMSGALLMTLLVLAKYKFNLSSLLGDAAASSGHGSAFLEPGLRYGVEVAGNATQTFYNKVDLLSLGIALVLGTAGLPHILIRFYTVPTAKAARKSVLWAIGIIGSFYLLTLALGFGAAALVGGDAIREQDAAGNTAAPQLAEALGIEFFGDELGGAAMLAIIAAVAFATILAVVAGLTLASSSSLAHDFYANVIKRGNTSERQEVNVARISALVIGAVAIALSIFAQNLNVAFLVALAFAVAASGNLPAILYSLFWKRFNTSGAVWAIYGGLLAAVLLVFFSPVVSGAPTAMFPDHDWQWFPLSNPGILSIPFGFLCGWIGTLVSKESDEDKYAELEVRSLTGAGAH
- a CDS encoding NAD-dependent epimerase/dehydratase family protein; translated protein: MKVEQRFSPGHRILVTGGAGFVPSHLVDSLIGRGCTVVALDNFVTGSKENVAHLLDKLSFTLVEADISDGLPDHPALADRFDAILHMASPASPTDFEKLPVEILRVGSVATLHLLERAAADGARFLLASTSEAYGDPKEHPQRETYWGNVNPIGIRSVYDEAKRFSEAATMAYRRSRGVDTAIVRIFNTYGPRMRPDDGRAIPTFVSQALRGEPITVHGTGNQTRSICYVADLVRGILLLLDSTESGPVNCGTEHEMSMRQLAETIVSLCGSRSEVTYVTRSADDPEMRRPDLTLAREVLGYEPSVAPEVGLRRTIEYFRERIR